The Apium graveolens cultivar Ventura chromosome 3, ASM990537v1, whole genome shotgun sequence sequence TTTTCATCAAACTTTGTTTCATCAGCTTTAACTTGTGTGTTCATTTCAATTTGTAAGGTAGAAATTGGTGGAATAAATTCTACAAATACCTTTATATATCTATCTAATTCAAGGCCCCTATTTGCTATCAGTTGACACATCACTAGTACATCAACATCAGTCTCCAACTCAAAACACCCTGTCTCCATTGTAGTATTAGGCAACCTATACCAAAATATATGAAAGCCTCCAAAGTCATCTACTTCTTTCATCATCAAGGTTAATTCTATAAGACTCATTTCCTCTCCAATACAATGGTCAATATAATCAACATGACCATTTACATACTTCTTAGGATTATACTGCATCCCTCCACCATGTaccaattttaaattaaaataatccACATATGCAATTTTACAAACAAGACTCTAAATTCAACATGTTCGTAAATTTGAACTATCTACATTAACCAGATACAAGTAACATCATTTGAACAGGTAAGCCACTTTCAAACCCTAATTGTAAAAAGCCTAACTTTGAAGTAAGAAAACAATACCATAAACACTTCGATTAAAAGAGAAATATCATAATTGAACATGCATGTAAACAAGAACAACATTTTCACATAACCCCTAATTTGCATACACGTATATACAACTACTCAGTGCATGGATGTACCTGTATACTTGGGGCTTTGTCGTGGTTTGTAAACTTCTGCATCTTCCTTCAGTCTTCGCAACCAAACCATTTCTTTTACTCCTCACCAAGAATTTGGCCGCCTTGTACAATATGAGAATGATTATGCAGGGAATTGGGAAGAATGGTAGTGATCTGTAATCATATATTCTTTTAGATGTAAGTTTACCCAAATACCCTTGCAACCATTTACTTTTTAAAAGTACATCAAACGCCGTTAGATTTTTTTAACGGAAGTCGCTCAGAGCCCTTTGGTTACTTTAAAAAAGTATTGTCAGCCACACATTTGGCAAATTTGTTATTTGAGCCACCAAAATGCAAAAATATTATATTTCGGGTATGAATAATGtaattttgtcaaatatcaaaTTATATTCTTATTATATATTTGTTAGTAATGATACTGTACTATTAGTTTAATATGAACCCCTAGATATTTTAgtaaatatatgtgtatatttataattattatgttaggtcacacacacactgtagaggggggtgaatacagtgtatagcacaatcaaatcgaactttaataactcaagtaatagaaaacaaactttattcaaaacaataaactctgttacagtatggaactgttctctctcagtgatgaacaaatatcacgagcgctactagggttacaatgaataatcttctcgattatgataacacttatagtgtaaacccgatgtctgtgtttatatactacacagttacaagataatcgctaattgatatggaatataattctgcttcctaaaatatatcaatcagatatcttttcttccaagtattctattcttcatagaattccttcttcatgcatatctcttcttatgtttgtctcgatcttctcttcttGTGAATCaactgccttccttatctgaatgtttcctttaagtcctgatattatcttttgataaatatcttctgaaccttaagtactgatgacttaagttctgacttcagtataagtgctgatttcagttaagtactgatttgtcctgtttaagtaagatctgtaactaaacataaatcacattagtcatgacattatcaaatatatctaacatattattaaaatatatcatataaaaaattatgaataaataAATTACGCATatcaaaaattataataaaattattttaaaaattaaacaaTATTAAAAGAAATTCATGCATGACACATGTTGTAAACTACTATGAATTTATTGAACGATTACTGAAATCTCTTCACAGGATTATAACATAATGAAATTCGGAGATGAAAATATAATTTGAATATTGACGAAATAAGTAGGTGTAACATTCACGTGGATAATAAAGTATTTGGCCTTTGTACATATAGAAGCACACATGAGGGCCGACCCTTGGGTAAGGCGACCAAGGCGGCCGCCTAGGGCACCACCGCGCACAGGGGCACCAAAATATTTCAATAAcatatgtatatacgtgtatttattttttatattatttattttttatattatttattttttaaaatacaaattttaatTAGAATACATTAACATATATGTGATTGGGGGacatattaaaattttaaaatatattattatctttttgataactttattttaaaattaaaatataatttaatttaatttactttaaaaatttaattaataaatttatttaataaacaaaACAAAGTAAAAATATGAAAGGTTTGGAGAAATTGAGTTTTTGGACTATGCGTGTCTATACCCATTACCCCAGATGGCCAGATGAAGTCATATAACAAAAGTACAAAACCCTCTCATTCCCTCTGCTTAGCTACCGAATAAAATACAGAACACAACACAGATTGTTCTCTGTTCATTctgaatatcaattatcaaaacACTGGAAGTCATCGACTCATCGTGAAGATCGGATCATCTGTGCTTTGCAATTCAGCAATTATAACACAGATATGGTTTAAAGATTTCTATTCTAATTACTTTTTTAATAATATTGTAATTTActatttgtttattattatttttcaatttaagGATTTGATGTGAATAATTAGAGAATAATTGAGATTTGTTTTTGTAAAAAGTAGTATGTCTTTTGTGATTTACTGATTTGGGATTGGTGACTAAAATTAATTGTATTATTTTGTTTGATGACTAGATAATTTGAAAATGAAGCATAACCAGTTATCGGGGCATCAAAAAAGGCAAAAGAAATTGAAAGCGGCGGAAGTAGAGAAATTGCAAATGGGCTCTCTTGACAAGTTTTTTGGGAAAAAAACAACTAATAGCGGTGATATTGGGGTTCCTATTAAGAATACAAATATTAGAAAATAATCTGAGAATGAAGCTACATATACTGAATTTGAGCAGGAGACTGAAACTAAGGAGCCAGAAACTCAAAATTTAAAAGATGGGCTTGTCGAGAATAATGTAGAAGAGACTGAGAAAGAAATTTCAGATGTTAGTATCAATTATGATCCTGGTACGTGGAAGAAAATTGATCAGTGGCTACGAGATTCATTGGTAAGAAAAGGACCTATCAGAATAATTTTAGAACATTTTCCAAAAGATTCAAGAAATAGACATTTTTCTTCAGTGCATTACACTCGGATTCTACCTAATGGAGACAAACAAGATAGGAAGTGGCTTGTTTATTCACTCTCAACAAACAAAGTCTTCTATTTTTGTTGTATGTTATTTAAACATGATGTGGCCAAGACAAATTTTGCAGAAGATGGAATTGATGATTGGCACAATCTTGCTGCTAAGTTAAGATCTCATGAAAGCAGTAATGGTCATCTAGTAAATATGAGCCCTTGGATTAAGTTAGAAGTGTGGATGGAGAAAAATGAAACAATTGATAAGATTGAACAAGATCGGATTAAAAAAGAGATAGAGCACTGGAAAAAGGTCCTGGTTAGGATTATTGCTGTGGTCCAAACTCTTGTTTGCAATAATTTAGCATTTCGAGGAGATGAAGAGAAAATTGGTAAACGCAAGAATGGATTATTCTGTAAATTCATTGAGATGCTTGCACAATTTGATCCAATAATGGAAGAGCATGTCCGACTAGTCAAGGAAGGTACTTTACATACACATTACTTGAGCCATAAAAttcaaaatgatttaataatGGCATTGGCAAATGAGATCAAGGATTCaatcataaaaaaaattctaGAAGCAAGATACTTTTCTGTCATTTTGGATTGTACGCCAGATAAAAGTCGTGTGGAGCAAATGTCTTTAGTAATTCGGTGCGTTGATATTACTTTATCTCCAATAAAAGTTGAAGAATTTTTTATACAGTTTGTGATAGTTGATGATACATCAGGTTTTGGGCTCTTTAGCAAGCTTGAAGAGGTTCTTGGTGATCTTGGACTTGATATTGATGATGTTAGAGGACAAGCATATGATAACGGGGCAAATATGAAAGGGAAACATAAAGGGGTTCAGAAAAGACTACTTGATGTGAATCCTCGAGCCTTTTACACTCCATGTGGTTGTCATAGTCTAAATCTTGTGCTTTATGATATGGCAAACTGTTGTAGCAAGGGGTCTAATTTTTTTTGGGGTTATACAAAGATTATACACATTGTTTTCATCTTCAATACAGCGATGGGAAATTCTCAAGAAATTTGTTAACGGCCTAACATTAAAGCCACTGTGTGCAACAAGATGGGAAAGTCACATCGAAAGCGTGAGAGCTGTAAGATATTAGACTTCTAAACTAAGAGATGCATTGGTTCATCTTAGTAATGTAACTCAAGACTCTATGATAAGGTGTGAAGCTAGAAGTTTAGTTGAAAATGAAATTGAGAGTTTTGAGTTTCTATTTTCTATGTGCATCTGGTTTAACTTGTTAAATATCATTAATGTAGTTAGTAAGTTCTTACAACTTGAAgatattgatattgatattgCATTGTCAAGATTGGAAGAACTTATAAATTTCTTTAATGAGTTTAGAGAAACTGGTTATGACTCTTGTAAGAAGGAGGCAAAAGAGTTAGCTTTGGAGTTGGATGTGGAGCCTGTGTTTCCTGAAAAGTGAAAAATTCGTAGGCTTGTTCATTTTGATGATCTTGGGGTTACTGCAGCTGATGATGATCAGAACTTGAGTGCTGAACAAAAATTCAGAAGATATTATTTCTTGTATATTGTTgatcaaggtgcttttcaactcaaacaacGGTTTAAACAGTTTCAAGATTATAAGGAAAAATTTGGGTTTTTATTTAACCTGAAGAAGCATTTATCTGGAGATGATGAGGGGTTAAAATCTTGTTGCATGAAGTTTGAGGGATTTCTTAGACATGATATGCGATATGATATTGTTGGCGCAGAGTTGTTTAACGAGTTACTAGTGTTTCGAATGGTAACACCCGATGAGATAACAAAGGCAATAGATGTGCTTAATTATTTAAGTTCTAGTTCAAGACAAATAAATTATCCAAATGCTTGGATAGCTTATAGAATCGTTGTGACCATTCCTGTTACAGTGGTAGAGGCGGAAATGACATTTTCTAGATTGAAACTGATCAAATCTTATCTCCGATCTTCGATGTCTAAAGATAGACTTAATGGTTTAGCTTTATTGTCTATTGAAAGTGAGCTGGCAAGTTCTCTAGATTATAGCAAAATTATAGAGAGATTCACATCTCAAAAGCCTAAAAAAAAGTTTCAAAATCAATAAAGGTAAACTCATTTTTATAACTTTATTTTGACATTGTTGTGTACTAGTAATGATGACTGTTCTATATTCATGATACTACATTAGTGGCTTGCATGAGATTATTGCAGGAGGTTGAAAACTTGGATATTTAGCGTACAAGAAATTCATTATATTCACTTGCTACTTTAGATTCAAGTAAGTTTTCTTTTATACAATGAATATATCTTATTGTGATTTTTTGGTTATGAATATGGGGCACCATTTTTGAATCCCGCCTAGGGCACCCAAATACATAGGGCCGGCCTAGCACATATCTAAACTAATATGTATCAAATAATTCAAACAAACCTATAATTCAAAGCAAATTCTTATCCTTATtagataaaaaaaaattatatggaaattcttatttcaaaatccagCATAATTCATGTTAGTTGAGATGCAAAAAGGTTATAGTATTGTTATACAAGAAGTAATGTTGTAATTGTAGAATTTgactaaatatttatttttttccgTTGCATTGAAATGTATATATCCAGTTTTGGGCATGAAAATGAAAAAATGTATACATTAATGAGAAAAAGTCTGAAAAATGAGAAAggtgttagaaaatggaaagtttgaggcatattttatatatgttcttgatatgatttccggaaactaacacttggaggttgttccttgacatgaggacttaaactttcatatttggatctaagacattttcttagtggaatccatgaatatattgtgacaaagttgcttgtttgaaatgggttatggggattttgtcccacattggtattgtaaaagaaagatattgagtttatatagcatcttgtgttagtgttgtttacaactactagcataagtggaatgcttgtgtggcctagtgctagtgggaactcttatatttttcttttctattacaagtttatttatttatattgattatttaattattaatataaaatatattgagtaaggattattttaatcatacactgaatatattttgtaatattaatattaattaatcaggatataatataaataataaggaaaacccattttgttcactttttctgttttgttacttggtgtaccacatcgagtaaaatagaagaagagcaacttgagatgcctatatattgagaggtatacttgagattaaaatgacacaagtctcggtgcctacctcgcaaacatatatgagttgcataggttgTTTGGACAAACTGAGGTGCGACTCGCCGTTGATCATTGCTGGTTCTGTGGCTAGATTGatctgttgttgttttatcctggaagcgatattgttgctgcattccatcacagcttaagtgggaggcaataatctcttcaagaacagtcaagtcctctggaagggtttggcgactcagctgttgtgttcttcttcttatcagaatttggaaagggataagagataagttttctttactttttttgtcaattacagtctttatagtttgttattgtcttcgtgttttgtttcgttagttggttatttgccatgttcttgttattatatatattactgcccattgttgctgtgtagttagaattatacccaacaatcttgaagagattatctgtgttatatattaattagcaagatggttaatgaaactgctgatgttcctaaaattgttgagactggttttggttctggtggtactactaccattgactggaccacgtatcgttttccccatccaattgatttatcgggtatgcctaataaattcagtggtggggcttctttttctcgttggcagaaaaaaaaatgaagctctgattaacggttaagggtctattGTTAGTTCtacagtatgatcctcctgggttagatcaagagaaagctgaatctgttaaggtttatgctttatgggctgagaaggataGGGTGGCTAGGTCAGCTAATTTTGGCATCCTTGGAGAAcaccttgttcgatgtttattcatcagatgcctatactgctaaagtcttatgggataagctggaccaaacccataatactgattctcaaggatttgagaagtattctgtggctaggtttcttgattttaagctggtggatggaaaatccatgactgaacaggttcacgactttgagatgttagttcatgatttgggtgagtccggtatggtcttgcttgagaagtttcgagtgatgtctgtgattgaaaagctccctaagtcttgggaagagtttgctctctccctgaaaagacagaaaagagagatcacatggactaacttgataTTGGACATCTCAGTACGGGAGCAACACAAGTCCAAATAGGGACATGTGTTTCCTgtggaacatgggagctcgaaggtgaatgtagtgactgtaggacataaaagaaaggtagtcactaacaaggctaacactaaacctgacaagaacatggctaagaaaccaaaggcgaacaaaccatgttggtcttgtggacaggttggtcattggagcaaggactgtctaagtaagaaacctaagaaagctggagtggcagctcaagcaaatactgtgcttggacttggaaccacgagtgggccAGTAGCTAAAATGGTCATgggtgaggttgttgcctctggaaccgatgacAGGTATGTTACTTACCaccctgtactactttccacttatctgtcacatgagtggttgattcatactggagctaatgtacatatttgtgctgatattagcttatttgtatcttatcaacagtcatggagtgacagtgacgatggggaatgctagtgctgcacaagtgcttggaataggaaacgtggacctgaagtttgcttctgggtggattctatctctcactagagtgcatcatgttccctctattcgtagaaatattataagtggaagttgtttagttaaaaacggctttgaactttctttgaagtgtaataaagtagttattactcatactggtacattctttggcaagggttacttgtctgatggtttatttttaataaatgtggaacccgttttgggtggttttattaatgatagtgttgcaccttctgttaattgtgtagaatcatctgatttgtggcacttacgacttggtcatttaaaatcttggtgctctaaagaatatgttgaatttagagttgattctaaatacgccattgataagaaatctaagtgtcaagtgtgtgtaactgctaaacaaacaaggaaaccttttcataatgtttttagggattcagacttgttagatttagtacactcagacatatgtgaatttggtggtgtgttgactaaggatcactgtagatatttcattacctttatagatgattgtagtagatattgttatgtttatttgcttaaacataagtatgaagcactagataaattcattatgtataaaaatgaagctgaaacataaattggcaaagtacttaaacgtttgaggtctgatagaggtggtgagtatacgagtaccttgtttaatgaattttgcgcaaacaatggtatagttcatgaggttactccaccatacacacctgagtctaatgggtggcagaacgaaagaacagaacttttaaagacatgattgacaatatgctaattaattctgggttgcctaagtacatgtggggagaggctctgaatacggcttgccatattctaaatagagtccctctgaaatatatggacaagacaccatatgaattatggagaaagcgtaggacaagtttgagttatcttcgtgtgtgggggtgccttgctaaggtgcttttccctgaacacaagagaaagaaactgggtccgaaaactgttgattgtatctttctgggctatcttgaaaccacaaatgctatgagatttttggtattaaaatctgacatagatggtattgtggcgaatacgatagttgagtttcatgatgcaactttctttgaggaagtattcccaatgaagactggtatatctttaggtagttctgaggatgatcccactcacacatcaagttctattcctgatcatatagaaaagatgacaaatgtgggggtggatcctggtagtagctctactcctaacaaagtagaggaacctagaaggagtaagcgtgcaaaggtagtcaaggactttggaagtgactttatcacttacaatgtcgaggatgagcctttaactttccgtcaagccaaggattcttcggagtcaaggcattggaaaggcgctgtaaagagtgaaattgactcaattgtaTCAAAcagaacatgggagttagttgatctccctccaagatgttctactattggatgtaaatggatcttcaagaggaagctaaaccctaatggctcaataaataagtacaaggctaggctagttgctaagggctttaggcaaagggaaggcattgattattttgatacatattctccagttgcccgaatgataacaatcagaatgcttattgcattggcttctgtacatggtcttatcatccatcaaatggatgtaaagacagcttttcttcatggtgaccttgaagaagagatttatatggatcagcctgagggatttgttgtttctggtaatgagaggaaagtatgtagactagtcaagtccatctatggccttaaacaagcacctatagactggcataaaagtttgatgaaactgttttagacttcaaattttttaattaatgaaagtgacaaatgtatctactataaggttagaggtaatgattgtaTGATCatgtgcttgtatgtagatgatatctttttgtttggaaccaatattgagattattaacgagacaaagagtttcttgaagatgcactttgagatgaaggatatgggtgaagctagtgtaattcttgggatcaagttgactcagtcaactgatggaataactttgtcacagtctcattatatagagaaatctatacttgagaagtatggttattcaaattgtagaatcgctagtacaccatatgattcaaaagttgccttagtcaagaatagttcagaagttcctgtgtctcagttaaggtattcttagattattgggagtttgcaatatcttgctaatgtgactaggccagatatttcttattctgtatctaagttggctagatatataAGCTATCtaaacaagactcattgggaggcactggatagagttcttagatatctgaagggaactatttcccttggcttgcattatcggagatttccgggggtactcgaggggtacagtgatgcaagttggatagctaagaaatctggttccaatggagtgactggatatgtgtttacccttgcgggtggagcagtgtcctgaaagtcttctagacagactttgattactcggtctacttttgaggctgagttgtgtgcacttgatgccacggggacggaggctgaatggttacatggactcatgagtatgttacatgtagtaagcaagccgcttcctgccatttctgttcattgtgatagccgtacaactatcgacaaagtctataaggggtcttgtgtctgataggattattgctatagagttcatacgaactcaggataatatagctgattcgctgactaaagggattgagcatgctatagtccttaagtcgaggttggggatgagactggtaacccatcataattcatcaacagcgggaacccaatacacctgagaggagatccctcgaagtgtattcaatgtggtaataacaagttgtaaggatgaattggtagtacctctaccatatacatttagatacttatgtatctgagtctatcccctataaaccttaagaggtacttgaactgctagttagcaagagttatttgaactctgaatgaggtcaagtcgtttgacgagatgatagcagtacatctctggagatgcccagctaagcgaatgtaattgtgtggtcgcaattagaggaaatggttattcctcgaaacattcgaccaacaggatcgagacatgaccattaacgtctcaaagccgtagattggcaccatagcatttgacttgtcatcgtctatggagtgtgattacacccaacggataaagattcaaggtgaaacattccatctgtatccagtagccatcgaagtagaggacttaggagggttcaaacccgggagggtaccgactctgaaaagcaagttatgataaagtatggtatgcaatttaattatggatttgtgggggattgttagaaaatggaaagtttgaggcatttTTTATATATGTCCTTGATATaatttccggaaactaacacttggaggttgttccttgacatgaggacttaaactttcatatttggatctaagacattttcttagtggaattCATGAATATATTgtgacaaagttgcttgtttgaaatgagttatggggattttgtcccacattggtattgtaaaagaaagatattgagtttatatagcatcttgtgttagtgttgtttacaactactagcataagtggaatgcttgtgtggcctagtgctagtgggaactcttatatttttcttttctattacaagtttatttatttatattgattatttaattattaatataaaatatattgagtaaggattattttaattatacactgaatatattttgtaatattaatattaattaatcaggatataatataaataataaggaaaacccattttgttcactttttctgttttgttacttggtgtaccatatcgagtaaaatagaagaagagcaacttgagatgcctatatattgagaggtatacttgagattaaaatgacacaagtctcggtgtctacctcgcaaacatatatgagttgcatagatTGTTTGGACAAACTGAGGTGCGACTCGCCGTTGATCATTGCTGGTTCTGTGGCTAGATtgatctgttgctgttttatcctggaagcgatattgctgcattccatcacagcttaagtggggggcaataatctcttcaagaacagtcaagtcctctgGAAGGGTTTGgtgactcagctgttgtgttcttcttcttatcagaatttggaaagcgataagagataagttttctttactttctttgtcaattacggtctttatagtttgttattgtcttcgtgttttgtttcgttagttggttatttgtcatgttcttgttattatatatataactccCCATTGTtactgtgtagttagaattatacccaacgAAAGGTAACATATCTACCAacatttaatttaatttatataatGAGTGGGGTAAATGAAagtttatatattataaaattatactccctccgtccctttcaattgtttacattttttagagagtgtctgacacgcattttaaggtgcatataaagtatagttgtgtatttttttttacaattttgtttttctgaataaaaattataacattcaacttttattcagaaaaagaaaattataaaaataagttacataactatactttttatgcaccttaaaatgcgtacCAGACACTTtctcagaaatgtaaacaattggaagggactgagggagtactatttttaaaaaatatataattgaaACATATATATTTGGGAGTGACATCCAAAAAATAAACTACATACGAATAAATGGAGATAGTGAGTACAATTTTACCATTAAAATACTGTATATACTCGGGACATTTTTCTCAAATAAATATGGGTCTAGAATATTTGAACATTGAACTTGTTGTAATTGAATTACAATGAATAGTTTGTCAAACCAGCGGAAACAGACAAATATAATAGAGTACACATTTACGGGTCACAACATTTTTGTATACTTATAGAGCCACCATGCATATGTAACGCAGCACCGATCTATTTACTGAAAAGTGTACATAAAGAACACAATCAATATTCATAAACAAAATATGTAATTTGTTGACACTACTTTCCATAATTCCAGAAATCTCCGCGCAGTGACAACTGATTTATCTGATTAGGATCCTGACCTTCAAATCTCATTCCCCATTCATTCAATCCCTGATGATCTCTTCCATCCCCGACCAAATTTTGCGAAGACGGTTCACACGTGCCAACCTCTATCCCCGTGTCACACGTTTGGTACCTGAGGTTATCACTTCCACTTTCACATTGTTCTCTAGGATTAGTCATAAGTTGCTTGATCATTAATGGCGATTCGGAAGGGAGGGCTGGAAAGTCGTAGCCAAGTGTTTTGTGATGAGTAGGAATGAAGTTTTGTGCTTCAACATGCTGCTGATATTGAGGTAATGAAACAGGATTCAGTTGAGAATAGCTATTTAAGC is a genomic window containing:
- the LOC141714289 gene encoding uncharacterized protein LOC141714289 produces the protein MKHNQLSGHQKRQKKLKAAEVEKLQMGSLDKFFGKKTTNSGDIGETETKEPETQNLKDGLVENNVEETEKEISDVSINYDPGTWKKIDQWLRDSLVRKGPIRIILEHFPKDSRNRHFSSVHYTRILPNGDKQDRKWLVYSLSTNKVFYFCCMLFKHDVAKTNFAEDGIDDWHNLAAKLRSHESSNGHLVNMSPWIKLEVWMEKNETIDKIEQDRIKKEIEHWKKVLVRIIAVVQTLVCNNLAFRGDEEKIGKRKNGLFCKFIEMLAQFDPIMEEHVRLVKEGTLHTHYLSHKIQNDLIMALANEIKDSIIKKILEARYFSVILDCTPDKSRVEQMSLVIRCVDITLSPIKVEEFFIQFVIVDDTSGFGLFSKLEEVLGDLGLDIDDVRGQAYDNGANMKGKHKGVQKRLLDVNPRAFYTPCGCHSLNLVLYDMANCCSKGSNFFWGYTKIIHIVFIFNTAMGNSQEIC